In Podospora pseudopauciseta strain CBS 411.78 chromosome 2 map unlocalized CBS411.78m_2, whole genome shotgun sequence, the genomic stretch CTCATCCACAAAAGGAGACGATTTGGCAAACGAGTTGTGCGTGTCTCTTATGACATCTGAATTGGAAAGCGCCTCGCCGCGGAACTCGGGGGGGAGGTCGATGGTGAAGTCGCGGAAGTCTTTGAGGACGGGGCCGATGTCGATTTTTgtttcttcgtcgtcggagCCGGAGGttttgttgaggaggacggagaggagggcttggGTCCCGCAGGCGTTGGGGATTGTCTgggcggcgaagaagagaTTGTTTTCGGCGATGGAGTGGTCGAATGTTCCGTCGAGGGGCTTGTCGCCGGTGGCGCGGTAGGGGGCGTCGGTTGGGTatttgaagaggaagatgacgcCGTAGACGGGGTGGAGCTCGGccagggaggaggggtcgagggtgaggagttCTTCGAATTGGACGTTGCGGACGCCGAGGTTGGTTAGGAGGTAGGTGAAGACGCCGGCGTCGGATTCGACTGGGGAGGGTTAGTATGGGGTGTttggtcggggagggggagggggagggagacaTACTGGTATTCCAGCTTCCACTCATTTTGCTGGTTGGGGTTGACAGGTTACTCGGTCGAGGAGATGTCTGTCTCGAGGGTGGGATATTGTTTCGTTGGGCGGGTGACCCAAAAATTAGTATCTGATCGAACTGGGAAAGCCGTTGAGCCCGACGGGTCGGTTGCGTGGCTCGGGGAGCTGTATGTAAACCGAGCTACAGGCCTCAAGAATGTTTTTCGGCACTTGGGATTTTCTTGCAATGATGCGGTTCATCAACAGCTGGAACGTTGCAGGTCCGATAAGATaagatgatggatgatgcaAGCTTGGGAGCCTGAGCTGTCCAGCTTTCTTGGCGACGACAGCTGCGTGCCGGCTGATAGGTTTGTGCATCTTTTCCCAAATAATGTCACCAGAGCAACGATGCAGCCCCTGAAAGCCCCTAAAGATGATGAACTATCTGGGTGCCTTTTATCCAACAGACCTTTTTCCAAAACATAGAtacaagaaagaaaaaaaacaggaCACAGACATATATAAACACCGGAAATCTAAGTCCGACTCGCTGCCTGTACCTTCGACCCAGTATCCTCAAACGTGAAAGACAAAATGCAAGCAAAACAGCAGCCAATCCAACCAGATTCCCCAACCAGAATCGAATCTAATTCCTGTACCATCTACCACAGCTTTGAtcccccatccaccagctTTATAAAATTCTCACGGCCTTGGGTAATaaaccaactcctcctccagccccctCTACAACCccgtcgcagcagcagcagtactcttatcctccaccgccgccgtcgagTTATTCGGACTCACCCGATGCCTCGAGCTCCCACCGCTCCCATCATTCGACCCCAGCTGAAAAGTCGAGTTCCTACCTCGGCGCTTGGTCCTCAGCCAAAAGATGGCCTCGCCGATTTTGCGAAAAAGCCAGGGGCGCTCGCCGGGGGGTCGCCAGGTCCAGTATTCTTTCATGTCGTAGTTTTCGGGCATGATGGTGCCCCGGGATAGTTTGATGATGACCCAGATGCAGAGGTTTATGCCCGCGTAGGAGAAGATGCcgctggggggggggttagctgggggtggaagggaaagcgaggagggagggaaggggctTACGCGAGAAGGCCATAGGCTACACTGTAGGTAAAGGGGATAAAGGCCAGGGTGATGAATGAAGGGACTGCGTCACCGATGTAGGCCCAGTTGATTTTGGTCACTTGTCGGATCATTAGGCAACCGACCTGTCAGTCGTCTTAGCTTGGTTAGCCTAGAAGAGAGGAAGTTCGCTTACCAGCATCAGAGTACATCCAGTAGCCCAAGGCGGAATTGACGCAAATATAGGGGCAAAGAAAATACACAGGAAGAAACAAAATCCAGCAGTGACAGCCGTCAGCCCAGTCCGACCACCCTCAGCAATACCAGCACCGCTCTCAATGAAAGCCGTAACTGGTGAGCATCCGAGGAGCGCCCCGAGCGAGATACAAATCGAGTCTATGCAGAATGCAGTGGTTGAGCGGGGAAAGTCCTTATCTTTACCTGTTGTCCGTCTGCAAAACCGAGCCATGGAATAGAGTGTTGCTGTGCAGTCGATGATATCCACATAGAGGAGGGTGATCAAAGCGACAAGCACTTTGGTGTCGAATTTTTCACCCAGGTCCCATTGGATCTGGCCGAGGGTGTGTTTGATGGGGTGGAAAGCGACAATTTGGCGGAAGTATGCGAAGCGACGGTTGCCATCGTCCGTATCGGGGAAGTACGTGACGGCTGTGTTGCGTCTGGAGAAGGTTAGCATCCCAGTAGATAATGACAAAGAATTCCTAGGGATTTCTTACGGCCAAGACAGGATTGAAACCAAAGCAATTCCAATTACAATTGAAGCTCGAACCTTGAAAGCCATCAGGAACACCACGAACAGACCACCGAGACAAATACCAATCCACATCTGTGAAGTACTAAGTTAGCGTCCAAGTAACTCGGGATTTAGTTTGGGGATTTACCTTTGGGTTGGTCATGACCTCTCCAGTACACTCGCCATATTGATCCAAGGAACTAGCTGGACAACCGCCAATAGCCAAGGGTGTACTGATAGCTCCCGTGATGATGCCAATTCCAGAGGAATATGACATACCGATGAGTGTGAGAAACAGACCGATGCCAACACCACTGGCCGTTTTGATGGTACCGGGAATAATCTTGACCAGCCAGTGTCGCATACCAGTGAGGGCTAGAAACATGAAAATCCATCCTTCAATGAAGACAGCGGTGAGAGCAGTCTTATAGGGAATCGAGCCGGTCCCCTTTGCGCCAACGACTTGGTAAGTGAAGTAGGCATTTAAGCCCATGCCAGGACTGTAGAAGTGTCAGGACAATACGCTTCATCATCGAATAAGGAACAACTTACCCAAGACAGAcagggaggttggtgaaaaGACCAAACAGAATGCTGGAGAAAGCGGCCACCGCAGCTGTGGCAGTGATAAGATCCAGCTTGACTTCTGATTTCTTGTCAGTATGTGTGACACGAAGTATATACTTTCATGGATTTTCAACTGACCTTCGTAGCAAGCTGTCCACTCCTTGTTATTTACACAGTTGCCCGCGTTGTCGAGCGGTTTTTTGCATTCGCAATCGAACCCCGTGTCTGCGAGAATGGAGGCCTGTGAGGGTGTTAGAATACCAAGTGTAAGGAATATGCCGCAACGACACCTTACGTTGACGGCAATGATGTAGGACATGGTGGCAAATGTAGTGAGGCCAGCCCGCAACTCTGTAGAGAAGTTGGCATCGGGAATGCTCTTAGGCTGTGGTAGAAGCATGTCAGCCGCCAGTGTTCTGTTTCTCTTACTTGGAGCCATACTCACTCCGCTCCCCTTGAGGTTGAACACCCGGCCAACGACCGAGTTGTTCATTCGCTCATCAACCCTCCCAACGCGGTCCTTGAAGGAGTCAAGTGCCCGTGCCTTCCAGCTTCTGTGCCTTGTGGGCAGACTCCCATCAGCATGGTCATCAGCCTCAGGCGCCGAACAGCTCCCGACAGGTCCCATCTCAATCCCAGCGCTGCGAATGTCAGTATGAAAATTCATTGAGTCATGAGTGACAAACGGAAGTAGAAACGGGCAAGGCAATCCGAGGGGAAGCGCGAGAAGGAAATGACTGAATCAATCAACCCCGCCGCCCAGGGGTCGTTGTGTGTGTACTCCGCAGCCCAGACAGCCCCTTGTTAAGAGCGCGCGTGTGGGCAAAGAGAGCCTTGTTTCTCGGAAACAATCGAGCTCGGGGCATACAAGGATAGTGGAGGGGTACTCAGAGATTCCCAGAAGAATGAGGCACGACGGTGAAGCAATGCCCGGTTCCACGGCATTCCAACTTAAATGGCCGTCCAGAGCACCAGACGCCCTGTCTGACCGGCCCTGTCCGGGGTGAACCAGAAGACCTGGGACAAGTGCCGCAGCTGACCGACCCGGAGTCACGGCAGGGTGACAGCGGCAGCAAAGGGAATTCGACTGTTCAAGAAGATTTACAGGGCGGAGACAAACTCACGGCTTTTTCTTCGGACCCAGCTCAGGGCTCTCCCACGAGAAGTGGTCAAAGTGGTCCATGATGTCAGGGCGGGGGGTCGAACCATTCGAAGTGGGTGAAATTTTTTTGAGGCGGTGGAATCTGCGAGTCTCTCTTGAGAACGGCGTAGCAGAGAGAAGGGAGAGCTGGGTTTGTTGACAAACCTGTACAAGTCGCTCTGATGGTCAGGGCGGGCTTGGATTGTGAGAGCAAGGTCAAGAATGGCCAAGGGTCCACAAGGTGTTGAGAATGTGCCCAAAGCACCAAGAGCAAGCAatgtggggatggggaaagcAGTACTCCGGAGGAGCAAGTCAAGAGAGCGGGCCTGGTCTTGGTACAGTCACTCGACGGGGTGCTACCTCTTATTGGGGTTGCCTACGCATACTGGCCAGACGCTGACTGAGCAAGAAACAGAAAAGATAATCCAACTTATGATGTAGATATGCTGCCACTTAGGTAGACGGTCGCCCCGGAAAAATTACCAACTTCAACATTCTGATTTGTGGATCACTGAAAGACCGTATCTATAAATTCTACATATCAGCACCCAATCGGACTAAGAAACTCAACAGCCGGTAAGGAGGCGATATGGAAGTGGCAACCACTCAGTTAAATACAAAGGGTCCTCGACAAGTTCCGAGCTGGAGCATCAACGAGTGGGAGCCTCTCCCCTGTTCCTTTTTGACAGAGCCCTGATATTCCAGTCAGTCATGTAGGTGTAAGTGATGGAATACTGACAGAAAGGATGAAGAGGCGTGTAACATGAAGAGCACGCTGCCGCAGTGCCAGGCCAGGATCGGCAAAAGAAGCAGGCCGGAGATCACAAATTCTGACACGACATGAGAATACAGCCGTATTTCCGTGCTCACGAACCACGACTTGCTGTGCGTCAGTCAAGCCCCTTATACGGCAGGTGTCTTGTTCCTGgcgccccccccctccccccccccttcttggAGCCGCAGCAGAAACTTTCTGCATGAGCGCATGGCCGAATCTTGTTTACTCGCGTTGAAGCTGCTTTgttcgctgctgctgtgtctGCTAAACGGCCCTTTTGGGGCGAGTCCATGCGATTTCTGATGCACTAGAATGTTTGTCTGGTATTCTAAGGACCAACCGTTTTgcccccccctttttttttttttcccttctgTGCTGTATGACAACCATAGCCGAGCAGTTCAAGACACCAACACCGAGTGCCGCCAGAAGGCACACGGTTACGGGCCGCAGGGAATCAGCGGAAGATTTGTCAATCGCCGTGAGGCAAGACACTATGCCATCTTTGGTAGATAAGGGCGCGGTTGAATGTCCCAGTTGCTGGCGAATCTTTTGGCAATCAATCTGATCATTCCAAGTTGACCAATGCGGCGTTTAAACACGGTCTATGTCACCGTGGCTGAACTGGTGGTGCCTCCAAGTACGAATAGTTCTGGAACAGTTCAGCTGACCATGTTATACAAATATTTTTCGACGAATCTGAGAATTATAAGCATATGAATTTCTGGAAACCGGGCTCTACCCTTTATGCTGTCGACGGCAAAGCGTATGCATGGTGAAGCCTGGGTGGTGTGGTATAGTGTGGTGTGTTCTGAAAGTGCTGACGCGAACCCGCCTTTTGACCCCAAGAGGACAATACGATACGGGCGTTGGTGAATGAAATTGGAAAGAGAAGCTCCAAGATCCACTGAGGCTCCATCTCCTGTCGGCAGTTGAGAAAGAATGGATCGGTTCCCCGGATGCCACCCGATAGGGACATGGGTCAGCTCGATGGTTGGTGGATCTCCAGATCAACGGCGATCTTGGGCTTGGCATCAAACATGTGGGTCAGGGACCTCGAGCACATTTCTTCTATCAACGTCTGTCAACGGCCCTCCTCATGGAAGCTCTATCTCGAACATGGCTGGATCAATATGTCAATATGCGGCCAGGGCTTGTAGCCATTTGCAGAACTTCATTTTTCATCTATCCGTGTTCTCTTTCTTACACCCATCGCGTGCCAGCATATCCGACAAGCGGGTGAGGCGGACTGCATGGGATAAGCAGGGGCGAATTGGGCAAACTTCATCTGTTTATTCCTTCATTCACCTGCCCTCCCGTCGCATTTACACCAGGAGCAGCCAAGATCCCGTCCGTGTGGGACATCACACCTATGGCATCTGGCGTCTTCTGTGAGATCCGAGACGTGGGTGAAGTTCCATCGAGGAAGGACGCGAGGAAGGACGCGAACACCCCAAGCGTTGTTGGGAGAGCCTGATATCGGCCGACTAGAGCAATCAATATTAGTAGTGAGGCGAGTGATGATGCTATCTCATCTTTCTtaccctacctaccttccACGGCAGCGCGGCGGGATTAAGTGGGATTTTACTGCACGTCACTTACCTACCCTTTCCAATGCACCTCCGGACGGCTGACAGTGGTAGTACCACGTCTCTTGTGACCCCTATCAACTCATTATTGTCCAACTTGGGCCGAGTCGAAGAGCGTCAAATAGCGGCCTTTTGTCGTTGGTAAGGAAAAAGTATGCTCTTGATGACGCCGCAGGGCTGTTGGCATGGTCTTCGAGATCAGACGAGGGGCGGGCCGTGATGGGTGGAGGTTCACAAAAATGCGAGATGGTCTGACTTGATGAGGTAGATGGCGTTTGGCCGTTGAAGTTCCTTTGGCTGCAGAACAAATCAGCCCCAGACGACGCCATGTATCTGGAATGGCGATTTGTTTGGCGGACACACCTTTGCAGGACAGGGAAGGGGTTGACTTTGCGAACGCCGAGCTGCAGTCTAACGGCCGAGACTTCTTGTGAGGTTCTCAGGGAGCACAGATTTCGGTGCCCGCCAGTGGACCCCTTCATCCCACCGCTTGAAGTCGAAGCTACTGTACCTCAGCTGTCAATTTGACGACGAGCAGCTTCATGATAGGCCTGCCTGCTCCTGTCATCATCTAACCTTACCCTGGAAGAACGccgcttcttcctcctccattcGCGGTTCGAACTTGCCTTTCCGGCCCCGAGAAAGGCACCTGGCATACAGCACGACTTCTACTTCCCTCGTTGCATGCACGAGTGCCCAATCACGTACCGAGCGCAACCTGACAGTGTCTCACTCGATTCCCTGCATTGCAGGGGGATCATACTCCCATCTCAGCGTGTCCAGAGGCCAACAGCTACCACAACTTCACCAGCTCCTGTGTGGCAAGACATAATAATAATACACAAAAAATCAATCGCCAATCCTGGTCAACCTATTTATCGTCTTACCCCTCTTGTGAGGGGTTGGTTACGTCGGGTCTTTCATCCCCTTCGAGGCAAACTTGAGCCgattcaaaaaaaaaaagggtcaGGGTTGGCTAGAGGGTTGATCTCGGCACTTGCTCTCCACCTCAGCCAATCTAACCCCAGAGGACCTAATCACAGTAATTCAGTAGCTTGTCGCTGCTCTTTCTCGCACTCGCACTCTCTTTTCGGTGGGCTGGGCAATTGAGCATTAGTCTCGGCAAACTACCAGTTTCAACTCGGCATCGCATACCGTATTGGCTCTTCCGGCATCCTGTAAACACCCTGGTTTTCCTTCTGCTTTCGCCATCAGTGGCAGGTTCACTATGTGGGACGTCGACTGGTCCGACGTTTCTATCGAAAAGGTTGGGGAGAGACGAGCGCGCAAGGGAATCGAAAGAAACtcaaagaaggaggatgttCAGAGCGTACATGGGTCAACAGGCAGCCGCCCCTCCTCGACTGAAGAGCGACCAGCCATGAGCCTCTTTGAATCCATGGGCTTGAAGCGCAACAGCATGTCAATGAAGAACAGGAGGAAGGACACATTGCAGCCAGAAACGACAAAGGACGATGGCAAATCAAGACGGACATctctgctggctgctgcggTTTCGGCCCTGGGCAATACAAACCGGTCATCGACTGTGTCTGACAAGTCTCTCAGACTACAGACCACGCTCACAGAAAAGAATATTGTAGAAGACACCACCACGGTAACAAGTGGGAGCTGGGGGGCGCCAACGGATAGATCATCCAAAGGTATGGTTTCTGGGAAACCCACACCATTCCAATTGCCAACACCGGCAGTGCTAATGTGTCCCCCAGAGTCAATGCTCTCCAAGTCCACTGCCCTAACAACGCCGTCTCTGGACTTTCAGGGGGAAGGAACGATGGGAGATGTGCTTGCATCAGAGGCACAAAAGCCCGTGCGCCCAATGAGCGACTCGATGAAGAAAAGCACAACCACCGACCACAACAGAGCTGTTGGTCCCGTGAGAGTCGCGAGCCTAGGAAACCAACCGACTATTCTCATAAACAACATAATACCGCAAACTCCGGCAACGCAGAATTCACGCTCAATATCCTCTCTATCAACAGAACTTGAGAAGTCAGTATCAGACTTCATTGACAATTGGTATGAAGTTATTCACGCGTCAGACAGACCGATTCCCGTCAGCATGCCGGAGCCCAAACAGCCCAACGAGCAGCACCCTCAGTCACAAGGTGCTGTCAAGCTACCTCTGATGGCCCCTTTGCCTCGAGGGCCCTTGCCAGAGGTCCCAAACCGACCTCCGACTCAACCTACGCCTCGTCCATCCAGAGCAAGAATGCTCAGCACTCTCCCACCCTCATATCAGCCCAAGGGTTACTACAATCCAGATCGGTGGAAGCCCCCTGATCAGTGGAAACCCAAGCCGGGCAGTGTCGAAGAAGCTCCTATTCCTGCCACGGAGGCGTCTCCAGTTGCCCAAGAAGCTCCTTTGGTTGTGCCAAAAAGGCGAGTCCGGCTACCAAAAAACACCGAGGCTGCTTACGCGGCGACTTTGAGAGTTCAGGCTCTGCAGATGGAGTTGAAGAGAATGGCCCAGGCAACTCCTGAGGTAGCCCTCGCACGTCTCAAGGAGAACTGGGGTACTGTTACAGATCCCATAGTCTACCAGCAGCTTGAGCAGGAAAAGAAGCGATGGATGCTGGCCTCCCTGTACGGGATGGAACAGCAGATCAGGGGCGGTGACAATACAGCTGTCACTGTGGCCGGAGCGCAGCCATTTGTCCAAGGTCCAGATGTCTTGTCACTGTTCGATTCTGACTGTACGAAccatctctctcttcaaTAGCTTGAAATCCCTGCTAACTCGTCGTCTACAGCTACGACATCCTATCTTGCAGTCCTCCACCCGGAGACGAGTATCAAGCACATGAACTCAACTCCCATTCCTCATCTTCAGTACCCGAATGTCCAATCCTTTCCCTGGCCTGTCTCACCTTCACTTGCCCTGGAAGCGAACAAATTCACCTCGGTGCATTGTTTGTCCATGCCCTCTTTGCTGGCAAGCCAAGAGATTCCCCAGCTTCTCCAGAAGATCTACCACTGTCTCGCCCCTCAAGGAGTGTTGCATCTTGTGGTGATAGATCCATCACCAGTAGCCCACTCTCTGGGACCACACATGAGAGAATGGCTGGAAGAACACCTGACCACCAGCCTGGAGGCCGAATTTCGATGCATCACCCCCAGCAGAGTGTTTCCGAGATGGCTGGAGGCAGCCAAGCTCGACGGCCTGAACAGTTtcaccaccaagaacaagTTCCAAGCCATCCCGCCTTCCCAGTCGCGCCACGACAatggcaagggcaaggccaGAGCAATGGATCCTCACGACCAGGAGGCCATGATTATGGGAGACCTCCGGAGCGTGGTTGGCAGGATGCTGTGGCAGGACATGTGGTCCAAGAATGTGCGCGCAAAggcctggtggtgggagat encodes the following:
- a CDS encoding uncharacterized protein (COG:S; EggNog:ENOG503NUXY), whose translation is MDHFDHFSWESPELGPKKKPAGIEMGPVGSCSAPEADDHADGSLPTRHRSWKARALDSFKDRVGRVDERMNNSVVGRVFNLKGSGPKSIPDANFSTELRAGLTTFATMSYIIAVNVRCRCGIFLTLGILTPSQASILADTGFDCECKKPLDNAGNCVNNKEWTACYEEVKLDLITATAAVAAFSSILFGLFTNLPVCLGPGMGLNAYFTYQVVGAKGTGSIPYKTALTAVFIEGWIFMFLALTGMRHWLVKIIPGTIKTASGVGIGLFLTLIGMSYSSGIGIITGAISTPLAIGGCPASSLDQYGECTGEVMTNPKMWIGICLGGLFVVFLMAFKVRASIVIGIALVSILSWPRNTAVTYFPDTDDGNRRFAYFRQIVAFHPIKHTLGQIQWDLGEKFDTKVLVALITLLYVDIIDCTATLYSMARFCRRTTGKDKDFPRSTTAFCIDSICISLGALLGCSPVTAFIESGAGIAEGGRTGLTAVTAGFCFFLCIFFAPIFASIPPWATGCTLMLVGCLMIRQVTKINWAYIGDAVPSFITLAFIPFTYSVAYGLLAGIFSYAGINLCIWVIIKLSRGTIMPENYDMKEYWTWRPPGERPWLFRKIGEAIFWLRTKRRGRNSTFQLGSNDGSGGSSRHRVSPNNSTAAVEDKSTAAAATGL
- a CDS encoding uncharacterized protein (EggNog:ENOG503P3U7), translated to MWDVDWSDVSIEKVGERRARKGIERNSKKEDVQSVHGSTGSRPSSTEERPAMSLFESMGLKRNSMSMKNRRKDTLQPETTKDDGKSRRTSLLAAAVSALGNTNRSSTVSDKSLRLQTTLTEKNIVEDTTTVTSGSWGAPTDRSSKESMLSKSTALTTPSLDFQGEGTMGDVLASEAQKPVRPMSDSMKKSTTTDHNRAVGPVRVASLGNQPTILINNIIPQTPATQNSRSISSLSTELEKSVSDFIDNWYEVIHASDRPIPVSMPEPKQPNEQHPQSQGAVKLPLMAPLPRGPLPEVPNRPPTQPTPRPSRARMLSTLPPSYQPKGYYNPDRWKPPDQWKPKPGSVEEAPIPATEASPVAQEAPLVVPKRRVRLPKNTEAAYAATLRVQALQMELKRMAQATPEVALARLKENWGTVTDPIVYQQLEQEKKRWMLASLYGMEQQIRGGDNTAVTVAGAQPFVQGPDVLSLFDSDSTTSYLAVLHPETSIKHMNSTPIPHLQYPNVQSFPWPVSPSLALEANKFTSVHCLSMPSLLASQEIPQLLQKIYHCLAPQGVLHLVVIDPSPVAHSLGPHMREWLEEHLTTSLEAEFRCITPSRVFPRWLEAAKLDGLNSFTTKNKFQAIPPSQSRHDNGKGKARAMDPHDQEAMIMGDLRSVVGRMLWQDMWSKNVRAKAWWWEITECVEECIQLGTYWEYSIIQATKNGEDCNGNSHHSSY